A single genomic interval of Helianthus annuus cultivar XRQ/B chromosome 13, HanXRQr2.0-SUNRISE, whole genome shotgun sequence harbors:
- the LOC110898194 gene encoding regulator of MON1-CCZ1 complex isoform X2 — protein MFGSTSSSQPGFGGSGALSHAYLQYPPLKCRYDGSRGLFYDDGNKLLISPTTDQVVSWKISPFSSDVAPTTDTISEGPILSVRYSLDSKLIAVQRSNHEVQFWVRETGETFSQKSKSESDSILGFFWTDCAVCDIVFVKTSGLDLYTYMPELKSLDLVETKKMNVSWYIYTHESRLVLLASGMQCKSFTGYQLSAAGVIRLPRFEMAMAKLDANSKPVLAAEDVHIVTVYGRIYCLQVDRVAMLLHSYRFYRDAVIQQGSLPIYSSKIAVSVVDNVLLIHQVDAKVILLYDIFADSRTPVSAPLPLLIRGSPSRTNAQSSETTLTNNATANLYGDDWIFLVPDLVCDVSNGFLWKIHLDLEAISASNSEVPAVLEFLQRRKLEAKKAKHLCLELARSVIIERRPLPMVFWAIDVLLKSFAYSLKTGSYLKGGKPEKPTVSGAPENSESGKSVKNESASGVESRTVHNSGFSTSDSEDNNNNNNTNVRNVKAKNININITTNSSSENIEEASRIGDHSVNQPLNANVSEQQESQVTSAAIPPDELYSFVFASVEEEMIADASYLFAIVVELIRSASLEKIKLHPNIYVLAVRLLARNERYAELGLFIMNKIIEPSKEVALQLLETGHQNIQTRKLGLDMMRQLMLHHDYIVLLVQDGCYLEALRFARKNKVNTVRPSLFLEAAYASNDPQHLAAVLRFFRDFIPGFATTSEHSTFVRALADMTPSVAA, from the exons ATGTTTGGGAGTACGTCCAGTTCTCAACCCGGGTTCGGTGGATCTGGTGCGCTTTCACATGCGTACCTTCAGTATCCGCCCTTAAAATGCCGATATGATGGATCACGAGGTTTATTTTATGATGATGGAAATAAATTATTAATCTCACCGACCACTGACCAG GTTGTATCTTGGAAAATTTCTCCCTTTAGTTCTGATGTTGCTCCAACAACTGACACAATAAGCGAAGGGCCGATACTGTCTGTTCGATATTCCTTAGATTCAAAGCTTATAGCTGTTCAAAGATCAAATCATGAGGTTCAGTTTTGGGTTAGAGAAACTGGGGAGACTTTTAGTCAAAAGTCAAAGTCCGAGTCAGATAGTATTTTGGGGTTCTTTTGGACCGATTGCGCAGTTTGTGATATCGTGTTTGTCAAGACCAG TGGACTGGACCTCTACACTTACATGCCAGAGCTAAAGTCACTGGATTTAGTTGAAACGAAGAAAATGAATGTGAGTTGGTACATCTACACACATGAAAGCCGTTTGGTCCTTCTTGCTTCAGGAATGCAATGCAAAAGCTTTACTGGCTATCAG cTTTCTGCTGCTGGTGTAATTCGGTTACCGAGGTTTGAGATGGCAATGGCAAAGTTGGATGCTAACAGTAAGCCTGTTCTTGCTGCTGAAGATGTTCATATTGTCACTGT TTATGGAAGGATATACTGCTTACAAGTTGATAGGGTTGCAATGCTACTGCATTCATATAGGTTTTACCGTGATGCTGTTATCCAGCAG GGTTCTCTACCTATCTATTCTAGCAAGATAGCTGTGAGTGTGGTTGACAATGTTCTGCTGATTCATCAAGTGGATGCAAAGGTTATTCTGTTATACGATATATTTGCGGATTCACGTACGCCTGTATCTGCTCCACTTCCTCTTTTGATAAGGGGCTCGCCAAGTAGGACAAATGCACAAAGTTCAGAAACAACATTGACAAATAACGCAACGGCTAATTTGTACGGTGATGACTGGATTTTTCTCGTCCCTGATCTTGTATGTGATGTTTCCAACGGATTTTTGTGGAAAATACATTTGGATTTGGAG GCAATTTCCGCAAGCAACTCAGAAGTGCCAGCTGTCCTAGAGTTCTTGCAGCGGAGGAAGTTAGAAGCAAAGAAA gCTAAACATTTATGCTTGGAACTAGCTCGCTCTGTCATCATTGAACGAAGACCTCTACCTATGGTTTTCTGGGCAATAGACGTTTTACTTAAATCTTTCGCGTATTCACTAAAAACCGGTAGTTATTTGAAGGGCGGTAAGCCCGAGAAACCCACAGTTTCCGGCGCACCAGAGAACAGTGAATCCGGTAAATCTGTCAAAAATGAATCTGCAAGTGGAGTTGAAAGTAGAACCGTACACAATTCTGGCTTCTCAACATCAGACTCTgaggataataataataataataatactaatgtCAGAAACGTGAAGGCcaaaaatattaatattaatattactaCTAATTCTTCTAGTGAAAATATAGAAGAAGCTTCTAGAATTGGAGATCATTCAGTGAATCAACCATTGAATGCTAATGTTTCTGAACAGCAAGAGTCTCAAGTTACTTCAGCAGCCATTCCACCAGATGAGTTGTATAGTTTTGTTTTTGCTTCGGTGGAGGAAGAGATGATTGCAGATGCTTCTTATTTGTTTGCCATTGTCGTAGAGCTCATAAGGAG TGCCAGCCTGGAGAAAATAAAACTGCACCCAAACATCTATGTGCTAGCAGTGCGGTTGCTTGCCCGTAATGAACGCTATGCTGAACTTGGACTCTTTATTATGAATAAG ATAATTGAGCCGTCGAAAGAGGTCGCCCTTCAACTGCTCGAGACAGGCCATCAAAACATCCAAACAAGGAAGCTGGGTCTGGATATGATGAGACAGCTCATGCTGCATCACGACTATATCGTGTTACTTGTACAAGATGGATGTTATCTCGAAGCTTTGCGTTTTGCACGAAAAAATAAG GTTAATACTGTCAGGCCATCATTGTTTCTAGAAGCAGCATATGCATCAAATGACCCACAACACCTAGCTGCGGTTCTTAGATTCTTTCGTGATTTCATACCTGGTTTTGCAACGACTTCAGAACACAGTACTTTCGTTCGCGCCCTTGCTGATATGACGCCTTCAGTTGCCGCTTGA
- the LOC110898194 gene encoding uncharacterized protein LOC110898194 isoform X1 — MFGSTSSSQPGFGGSGALSHAYLQYPPLKCRYDGSRGLFYDDGNKLLISPTTDQVVSWKISPFSSDVAPTTDTISEGPILSVRYSLDSKLIAVQRSNHEVQFWVRETGETFSQKSKSESDSILGFFWTDCAVCDIVFVKTSGLDLYTYMPELKSLDLVETKKMNVSWYIYTHESRLVLLASGMQCKSFTGYQLSAAGVIRLPRFEMAMAKLDANSKPVLAAEDVHIVTVYGRIYCLQVDRVAMLLHSYRFYRDAVIQQGSLPIYSSKIAVSVVDNVLLIHQVDAKVILLYDIFADSRTPVSAPLPLLIRGSPSRTNAQSSETTLTNNATANLYGDDWIFLVPDLVCDVSNGFLWKIHLDLEAISASNSEVPAVLEFLQRRKLEAKKGVLGRDELGTGTGRKCLVRYGTAFEGKIWLNTGSRLNIYRHLKAKHLCLELARSVIIERRPLPMVFWAIDVLLKSFAYSLKTGSYLKGGKPEKPTVSGAPENSESGKSVKNESASGVESRTVHNSGFSTSDSEDNNNNNNTNVRNVKAKNININITTNSSSENIEEASRIGDHSVNQPLNANVSEQQESQVTSAAIPPDELYSFVFASVEEEMIADASYLFAIVVELIRSASLEKIKLHPNIYVLAVRLLARNERYAELGLFIMNKIIEPSKEVALQLLETGHQNIQTRKLGLDMMRQLMLHHDYIVLLVQDGCYLEALRFARKNKVNTVRPSLFLEAAYASNDPQHLAAVLRFFRDFIPGFATTSEHSTFVRALADMTPSVAA, encoded by the exons ATGTTTGGGAGTACGTCCAGTTCTCAACCCGGGTTCGGTGGATCTGGTGCGCTTTCACATGCGTACCTTCAGTATCCGCCCTTAAAATGCCGATATGATGGATCACGAGGTTTATTTTATGATGATGGAAATAAATTATTAATCTCACCGACCACTGACCAG GTTGTATCTTGGAAAATTTCTCCCTTTAGTTCTGATGTTGCTCCAACAACTGACACAATAAGCGAAGGGCCGATACTGTCTGTTCGATATTCCTTAGATTCAAAGCTTATAGCTGTTCAAAGATCAAATCATGAGGTTCAGTTTTGGGTTAGAGAAACTGGGGAGACTTTTAGTCAAAAGTCAAAGTCCGAGTCAGATAGTATTTTGGGGTTCTTTTGGACCGATTGCGCAGTTTGTGATATCGTGTTTGTCAAGACCAG TGGACTGGACCTCTACACTTACATGCCAGAGCTAAAGTCACTGGATTTAGTTGAAACGAAGAAAATGAATGTGAGTTGGTACATCTACACACATGAAAGCCGTTTGGTCCTTCTTGCTTCAGGAATGCAATGCAAAAGCTTTACTGGCTATCAG cTTTCTGCTGCTGGTGTAATTCGGTTACCGAGGTTTGAGATGGCAATGGCAAAGTTGGATGCTAACAGTAAGCCTGTTCTTGCTGCTGAAGATGTTCATATTGTCACTGT TTATGGAAGGATATACTGCTTACAAGTTGATAGGGTTGCAATGCTACTGCATTCATATAGGTTTTACCGTGATGCTGTTATCCAGCAG GGTTCTCTACCTATCTATTCTAGCAAGATAGCTGTGAGTGTGGTTGACAATGTTCTGCTGATTCATCAAGTGGATGCAAAGGTTATTCTGTTATACGATATATTTGCGGATTCACGTACGCCTGTATCTGCTCCACTTCCTCTTTTGATAAGGGGCTCGCCAAGTAGGACAAATGCACAAAGTTCAGAAACAACATTGACAAATAACGCAACGGCTAATTTGTACGGTGATGACTGGATTTTTCTCGTCCCTGATCTTGTATGTGATGTTTCCAACGGATTTTTGTGGAAAATACATTTGGATTTGGAG GCAATTTCCGCAAGCAACTCAGAAGTGCCAGCTGTCCTAGAGTTCTTGCAGCGGAGGAAGTTAGAAGCAAAGAAA GGTGTTTTAGGTAGGGATGAACTCGGTACCGGTACCGGCCGAAAATGCTTGGTACGGTACGGTACTGCATTTGAAGGTAAAATCTGGTTAAATACCGGTTCCAGGCTAAACATTTACCGGCatttgaag gCTAAACATTTATGCTTGGAACTAGCTCGCTCTGTCATCATTGAACGAAGACCTCTACCTATGGTTTTCTGGGCAATAGACGTTTTACTTAAATCTTTCGCGTATTCACTAAAAACCGGTAGTTATTTGAAGGGCGGTAAGCCCGAGAAACCCACAGTTTCCGGCGCACCAGAGAACAGTGAATCCGGTAAATCTGTCAAAAATGAATCTGCAAGTGGAGTTGAAAGTAGAACCGTACACAATTCTGGCTTCTCAACATCAGACTCTgaggataataataataataataatactaatgtCAGAAACGTGAAGGCcaaaaatattaatattaatattactaCTAATTCTTCTAGTGAAAATATAGAAGAAGCTTCTAGAATTGGAGATCATTCAGTGAATCAACCATTGAATGCTAATGTTTCTGAACAGCAAGAGTCTCAAGTTACTTCAGCAGCCATTCCACCAGATGAGTTGTATAGTTTTGTTTTTGCTTCGGTGGAGGAAGAGATGATTGCAGATGCTTCTTATTTGTTTGCCATTGTCGTAGAGCTCATAAGGAG TGCCAGCCTGGAGAAAATAAAACTGCACCCAAACATCTATGTGCTAGCAGTGCGGTTGCTTGCCCGTAATGAACGCTATGCTGAACTTGGACTCTTTATTATGAATAAG ATAATTGAGCCGTCGAAAGAGGTCGCCCTTCAACTGCTCGAGACAGGCCATCAAAACATCCAAACAAGGAAGCTGGGTCTGGATATGATGAGACAGCTCATGCTGCATCACGACTATATCGTGTTACTTGTACAAGATGGATGTTATCTCGAAGCTTTGCGTTTTGCACGAAAAAATAAG GTTAATACTGTCAGGCCATCATTGTTTCTAGAAGCAGCATATGCATCAAATGACCCACAACACCTAGCTGCGGTTCTTAGATTCTTTCGTGATTTCATACCTGGTTTTGCAACGACTTCAGAACACAGTACTTTCGTTCGCGCCCTTGCTGATATGACGCCTTCAGTTGCCGCTTGA